The following are from one region of the Actinoplanes sp. L3-i22 genome:
- a CDS encoding LacI family DNA-binding transcriptional regulator translates to MKRPTIADIARRAGVSKGAVSYALNGQPGVSEATRKRILAIAQEIGFNANSAARALSGARARAVGLTLCRPARILGIEPWFMGLISGFEAELGARSYALTLQVVASPEQEVEVYRRWWGERRIDGVIVTDLRENDVRIPVLHQLQLPAVVIGGSGEPSPVTQIWSDDGGAITEAVRYLVALGHSRIARVSGVPDLLHTQVRTKAFNAVCASLGLGDAVTVPADYTGEEGSRATRRLLIGGDRPTAIIYDNDVMAVAGLAVAQEMGLSVPGDLSIVAWDDSPLCSLVHPPLTALSRDVSGYGAQAARELLNAVDGKKVGNVKAQTAHLTPRGSTAPPRN, encoded by the coding sequence GTGAAGCGGCCCACGATCGCCGACATCGCCCGGCGTGCGGGTGTGTCCAAGGGCGCCGTGTCCTATGCGCTGAACGGTCAGCCCGGTGTCTCCGAGGCCACCCGCAAACGGATCCTCGCGATCGCGCAGGAGATCGGCTTCAATGCGAACAGCGCCGCCCGGGCCCTCTCCGGCGCCCGCGCCCGCGCCGTCGGCCTGACCCTCTGCCGGCCCGCCCGGATCCTCGGCATCGAGCCCTGGTTCATGGGCCTGATCAGCGGTTTCGAGGCCGAGCTCGGTGCCCGGTCCTACGCGCTGACCCTCCAGGTGGTGGCCAGCCCGGAGCAGGAGGTCGAGGTCTACCGCCGCTGGTGGGGCGAGCGCCGGATCGACGGCGTGATCGTCACCGACCTGCGGGAGAACGACGTCCGCATCCCGGTCCTGCATCAGCTCCAACTGCCCGCGGTGGTGATCGGCGGCTCCGGTGAGCCCAGCCCGGTCACCCAGATCTGGTCCGACGACGGCGGCGCGATCACCGAGGCGGTGCGGTACCTGGTCGCCCTCGGCCACTCGCGGATCGCCCGGGTCAGCGGCGTGCCCGACCTGCTGCACACCCAGGTGCGGACGAAGGCGTTCAACGCGGTCTGCGCCTCGCTCGGGCTCGGCGACGCGGTCACCGTGCCGGCCGACTACACCGGCGAGGAGGGCAGCCGGGCCACCCGGCGCCTGCTCATCGGCGGCGACCGGCCCACCGCGATCATCTACGACAACGACGTGATGGCGGTCGCCGGGCTCGCCGTCGCGCAGGAGATGGGCCTGTCCGTGCCGGGCGACCTGTCGATCGTGGCCTGGGACGACTCGCCGCTGTGCAGCCTGGTGCACCCGCCGCTGACCGCGCTCAGCCGGGACGTCTCCGGCTACGGCGCGCAGGCCGCCCGCGAGCTGCTCAACGCCGTCGACGGCAAGAAGGTCGGCAACGTCAAGGCGCAGACCGCCCACCTCACCCCACGAGGCAGCACGGCTCCGCCGCGCAATTAA
- a CDS encoding bifunctional diguanylate cyclase/phosphodiesterase, whose protein sequence is MAVPPLPPARPEHGRATLLTVASTAVLVLLAGATGLLPGPVALALAVGAAGLCAAAYLVRSALDIHHADGTFVACRGAGFVGMGALATALTVLVPWWSPPGEVVWLTVGLAAAAGCYVLGAALLPGAARNWPIRLRRGFDGLGLGVSLGFAAYLIPPDGQAHPAALPAVLITAGGASIVTVVVLRARPRPVPAVWCAAGSVLVLIALAVLAELLALGVTGPAVPLLGLPMVAGLAAAAGGGSRRGLPVPPAEPVNPDRYLASYPLLAVPAAVGVIAAVWHLLTTPGFDTEGVIFAVIMISVLVMRELLVVRDIRLYAGRLRVTEAHFRSLVAGATDLTLVLDERLTVRWQSPAAARLFGLRDDQVLGRAFGEMIHPEDAGDALAVIGSVLAGEHEGGPPVLVSARLRDGAKLWRDTESTISDQRAVPEVAALVVHVRDVGERRHLERTLHRLAYLDQLTGLANRQALMRDLLAFRRRPGPHGTLLVVDLHGLAEVNDTHGREVGDAVLTEVARRLRTLTRAEDVPARLGGDEFAVLTPESAVPAYALATRIVAALAEPFQLPGAQVRLQTSVGLAELAGADGPDEALRHADLARQRAHQLGRDSVEWYDPDVELQLQRRMQLERQLPGAAGQGELDLVFQPVTGLRDDRPAGVEALLRWRHPELGTILPEELLPIAEALGIIAELNEWVLDEACRHLRNWVGDDGEFWVSVNVGPRELLTARFPEQVAGTLRRYQMAPDRLVVEVAETWIAEDLPAIVSALSGLRKLGVRAALDDFGSSQTSLANLRRLPVDMLKLNASLAQDASEAATLDVVVGLARRIGLDIVAKGLETPESIERAAAAGCRFGQGLALAPPAPAERIEAYLESHRADRNQ, encoded by the coding sequence GTGGCCGTGCCGCCCCTCCCGCCGGCCCGGCCCGAACATGGCCGGGCGACCCTGCTCACCGTCGCGTCGACGGCCGTCCTGGTGCTGCTCGCCGGCGCCACCGGCCTGCTGCCCGGCCCGGTCGCGCTGGCCCTCGCCGTGGGCGCCGCCGGCCTGTGCGCCGCCGCCTACCTGGTCCGCTCGGCGCTGGACATCCATCACGCCGACGGCACGTTCGTGGCCTGTCGCGGCGCCGGCTTCGTCGGGATGGGCGCGCTGGCCACCGCGCTGACCGTGCTGGTGCCCTGGTGGTCGCCGCCCGGCGAGGTGGTCTGGCTGACCGTGGGGCTGGCCGCGGCCGCCGGGTGCTACGTGCTCGGCGCCGCGCTGCTGCCCGGCGCCGCGCGCAACTGGCCGATCCGGCTGCGGCGCGGCTTCGACGGGCTCGGCCTCGGCGTCAGCCTGGGCTTCGCGGCCTACCTGATCCCGCCGGACGGGCAGGCCCACCCGGCCGCGCTGCCGGCCGTGCTGATCACCGCGGGCGGCGCCTCGATCGTCACCGTCGTGGTGCTCCGGGCCCGGCCGCGCCCGGTCCCGGCGGTCTGGTGCGCGGCCGGCTCGGTGCTGGTGCTGATCGCCCTCGCGGTGCTGGCCGAGCTGCTGGCGCTGGGCGTGACCGGTCCGGCCGTCCCGCTGCTGGGTCTGCCGATGGTGGCCGGCCTGGCCGCGGCGGCGGGCGGCGGCTCGCGCCGGGGCCTGCCGGTGCCGCCCGCCGAGCCGGTCAATCCGGACCGCTATCTGGCGAGCTATCCGCTGCTCGCGGTGCCGGCCGCGGTCGGCGTGATCGCCGCGGTGTGGCACCTGCTGACCACCCCCGGCTTCGACACCGAGGGCGTGATCTTCGCGGTCATCATGATCAGCGTCCTGGTGATGCGGGAGTTGCTGGTGGTCCGCGACATCCGGCTGTACGCGGGCCGGCTGCGGGTCACCGAGGCGCACTTCCGTTCCCTGGTCGCCGGCGCCACCGACCTGACCCTGGTGCTCGACGAGCGGCTCACCGTGCGCTGGCAGTCACCGGCCGCGGCCCGGCTCTTCGGGCTGCGCGACGACCAGGTGCTGGGCCGGGCGTTCGGCGAGATGATCCACCCGGAGGACGCCGGCGACGCGCTCGCGGTGATCGGGTCGGTGCTCGCCGGCGAGCACGAGGGCGGCCCGCCGGTGCTGGTCAGCGCCCGGCTGCGGGACGGCGCCAAGCTCTGGCGGGACACCGAGTCGACCATCTCCGACCAGCGCGCGGTGCCCGAGGTGGCCGCCCTGGTGGTGCACGTGCGGGACGTCGGCGAGCGCCGCCACCTGGAGCGCACCCTGCACCGCCTGGCGTACCTGGACCAGCTCACCGGCCTGGCGAACCGGCAGGCGCTGATGCGTGACCTGCTCGCCTTCCGCCGCCGCCCCGGCCCGCACGGCACCCTGCTCGTGGTCGACCTGCACGGGCTCGCCGAGGTCAACGACACGCACGGCCGGGAGGTCGGCGACGCGGTGCTGACCGAGGTGGCCCGCCGGCTGCGGACCCTGACCCGCGCCGAGGACGTGCCGGCCCGGCTGGGCGGCGACGAGTTCGCGGTGCTCACCCCGGAGTCGGCGGTCCCGGCATACGCCCTGGCCACCCGGATCGTGGCGGCCCTCGCCGAGCCGTTCCAGCTGCCCGGCGCGCAGGTGCGCCTGCAGACCAGCGTGGGCCTGGCCGAGCTGGCCGGCGCCGACGGGCCGGACGAGGCGCTCCGGCACGCCGACCTGGCCCGGCAGCGCGCCCACCAGCTCGGCCGCGACTCGGTGGAGTGGTACGACCCGGACGTCGAGCTCCAGCTCCAGCGCCGGATGCAGCTGGAGCGCCAGCTGCCCGGCGCGGCCGGTCAGGGCGAGCTGGACCTGGTCTTCCAGCCGGTGACCGGGCTGCGCGACGACCGCCCGGCCGGGGTCGAGGCGCTGCTGCGCTGGCGGCATCCGGAGCTCGGCACGATCCTGCCGGAGGAGCTGCTGCCGATCGCCGAGGCGCTGGGCATCATCGCCGAGCTGAACGAGTGGGTGCTCGACGAGGCCTGCCGCCACCTGCGGAACTGGGTCGGCGACGACGGCGAGTTCTGGGTGTCGGTCAACGTCGGGCCGCGCGAGCTGCTCACCGCCCGCTTCCCGGAGCAGGTCGCCGGCACCCTGCGGCGGTACCAGATGGCCCCGGACCGGCTGGTCGTCGAGGTCGCCGAGACCTGGATCGCCGAGGACCTGCCGGCGATCGTCTCCGCGCTGTCCGGCCTGCGGAAACTCGGGGTCCGCGCGGCGCTGGACGACTTCGGCTCGAGCCAGACCTCGCTGGCGAACCTGCGCCGCCTCCCGGTCGACATGTTGAAACTCAACGCGAGCCTGGCGCAGGACGCGTCCGAGGCCGCGACCCTCGACGTGGTGGTCGGCCTGGCCCGGCGGATCGGTCTCGACATCGTGGCCAAGGGTCTGGAGACCCCGGAGAGCATCGAGCGCGCCGCGGCCGCCGGCTGCCGGTTCGGCCAGGGCCTCGCGCTGGCCCCGCCGGCTCCGGCCGAGCGCATCGAGGCCTACCTGGAGAGCCACCGAGCCGACCGCAATCAATAA
- a CDS encoding PKD domain-containing protein — translation MRNHLLRWSVTVGVTLAVVAPLAGSANATVITPPIARNGRLTQVGPIADHGFPAWYRDSTGARLEPCYTADDPLCAVLPDEVPNPDLPVSYPDNFPGEFFYQLVDSTLTLTDGTKAVIGLNVEGAWANDAVVPGDQMVFGRVRIRFAATAGRRFRITHPYGIDDLTADDKGVRMTEDVGTIPGAFGGVLNGRVGPFLKWDPAVAPAAPAGYTGDPGVDHKVVGSPYGTNFIRIEELDPRSGAVLGQVGFSDQFSVQGRYATNAGVDVDQATYTTGPDGKGVVEVYATSEPGQAIEIASNAALGIRGTRLRESNGHYYGRFPLAGPPPADASVDVVNASDRPTAKKTRKLIDVVQVTRAAYDSDAHTLTVAATSSDQDSNPGVLSVTGYGPITGQPFTNVLAPPAAITVTSSAGGSAIASLAGSGAAFGPVAPVAAATTDPGPVVGQVVKLDGTGSTGEIDTYNWTQSEGPSVTLTGATTASASFVPTQAGTYKFKLTVTGPGGQSQPAEVAVTVVAATRPVAEAGPDQTVLRGKTVTLDSTGTAGAETYSWRQVSGPAVTLVGASSAKPTFVYPVQPQPASPGPNAAFVYDNEPVVLELTTTNPSGTATDRVTIRPQAETFPGGVTVRYRTGNNEWRITGTSSLLAGQRITAVLGDTLTGRVIGTANVDAAGAFSIRVTGPAPGTVRTVSVVTATGGRQLAIVVNVTN, via the coding sequence ATGCGAAACCATCTGTTGCGATGGTCGGTCACGGTAGGGGTGACCTTGGCGGTGGTCGCTCCGTTGGCGGGCAGCGCCAACGCCACCGTCATCACCCCGCCGATCGCCCGGAACGGCCGGCTCACCCAGGTCGGCCCGATCGCCGACCACGGCTTCCCGGCGTGGTACCGGGACAGCACCGGGGCTCGTCTGGAGCCCTGCTACACCGCGGACGACCCGCTCTGCGCGGTCCTGCCCGACGAGGTCCCCAACCCGGACCTGCCCGTCTCGTACCCGGACAACTTCCCGGGCGAGTTCTTCTACCAGCTCGTCGACTCGACCCTGACGCTCACCGACGGCACCAAGGCCGTGATCGGCCTGAACGTCGAGGGCGCCTGGGCGAACGACGCGGTCGTGCCCGGCGACCAGATGGTCTTCGGCCGGGTCCGGATCCGCTTCGCGGCCACGGCCGGCCGGCGATTCCGGATCACCCATCCGTACGGCATCGACGACCTCACCGCCGACGACAAGGGCGTCCGGATGACCGAGGACGTCGGCACCATCCCCGGTGCGTTCGGCGGGGTGCTGAACGGCCGGGTCGGTCCGTTCCTGAAGTGGGACCCGGCGGTCGCCCCGGCGGCCCCGGCCGGCTACACCGGTGACCCGGGCGTCGACCACAAGGTGGTGGGCAGCCCGTACGGCACCAACTTCATCCGGATCGAGGAGCTCGACCCGCGGTCCGGCGCGGTCCTCGGCCAGGTCGGGTTCTCCGACCAGTTCAGTGTCCAGGGCCGGTACGCCACCAACGCGGGCGTCGACGTCGACCAGGCCACGTACACCACCGGCCCGGACGGCAAGGGTGTGGTCGAGGTCTACGCGACGAGCGAGCCCGGTCAGGCCATCGAGATCGCCTCGAACGCGGCGCTCGGCATCCGCGGCACCCGGCTGCGCGAGTCGAACGGCCACTACTACGGCCGTTTCCCGCTCGCCGGTCCGCCGCCCGCGGACGCGAGCGTCGACGTGGTCAACGCCTCGGACCGCCCGACCGCGAAGAAGACCCGCAAGCTGATCGACGTCGTGCAGGTCACCCGGGCCGCGTACGACTCCGACGCGCACACCCTCACGGTCGCCGCCACCAGCAGTGACCAGGACAGCAACCCGGGCGTGCTGAGTGTCACCGGCTACGGCCCGATCACCGGCCAGCCGTTCACCAACGTGCTCGCGCCGCCCGCGGCGATCACGGTGACCTCGTCGGCCGGCGGTTCGGCCATCGCCTCGCTGGCCGGCTCGGGCGCGGCGTTCGGCCCGGTGGCCCCGGTCGCCGCGGCCACCACCGACCCGGGCCCGGTGGTCGGTCAGGTCGTCAAACTGGACGGCACCGGATCGACCGGCGAGATCGACACGTACAACTGGACCCAGAGCGAGGGCCCGTCGGTCACCCTGACCGGCGCGACCACCGCCTCGGCCTCGTTCGTGCCGACCCAGGCCGGCACCTACAAGTTCAAGCTGACGGTGACCGGGCCGGGCGGCCAGAGCCAGCCGGCCGAGGTCGCGGTGACCGTGGTCGCGGCCACCCGTCCGGTGGCCGAGGCGGGTCCGGACCAGACCGTGCTCCGCGGGAAGACGGTCACGCTGGACAGCACCGGCACGGCCGGAGCCGAGACGTACAGCTGGCGGCAGGTGTCCGGCCCGGCGGTGACCCTGGTCGGGGCCTCGTCGGCGAAGCCCACCTTCGTCTACCCGGTGCAGCCGCAGCCGGCCTCGCCGGGGCCGAACGCCGCGTTCGTCTACGACAACGAGCCGGTGGTGCTCGAGCTGACCACCACCAACCCGAGCGGCACGGCGACCGACCGGGTCACCATCCGGCCGCAGGCCGAGACGTTCCCGGGCGGCGTGACCGTCCGGTACCGGACCGGCAACAACGAATGGCGGATCACCGGCACCAGCAGCCTGCTCGCCGGGCAGCGGATCACCGCGGTACTCGGTGACACGCTCACCGGCCGGGTGATCGGCACGGCGAACGTGGACGCGGCGGGCGCGTTCAGCATCCGGGTCACCGGCCCGGCGCCGGGCACGGTCCGGACGGTCAGCGTGGTGACCGCGACCGGCGGTCGTCAGCTGGCGATCGTGGTGAACGTCACCAACTAG
- a CDS encoding sorbosone dehydrogenase family protein, whose product MRSRRGRAAVATLAVVLTLTSGCSFGPPGPDQAGSAPNLPGPSVAATASAAADDSEIAITVLAKGLEVPWGIAFLPDGSALVTERDTARILKVGPESDADGLKVSEATRLAEVRASGDGGLLGIAVSPKYASDKTIFVYYSTTTDNRIGKLVLGGPLTPILTGIPRSAEENGGALAFGPDGFLYAGTGDGTPTGTFAQNPKSLGGKILRMTTAGKPAPGNPVKTSLVWSSGHRNVQGLTWDKTKRMFATENTQPKFSELNIVVKGKDYGWPKADGKAGNAKFADPLVAWPTADSSCGGVAAFESTVATACLLGKRLYLLNVTGNGTVLGTPQELLTGKYGRLRALVAAPDGSLWVSTSNQEDAGEPDPEDDRLIRLVFSDGGAGRS is encoded by the coding sequence GTGCGTTCCCGCCGGGGCCGTGCCGCGGTCGCGACACTCGCCGTCGTGCTGACCCTGACCTCGGGGTGCAGCTTCGGCCCGCCCGGGCCGGATCAGGCCGGCAGCGCGCCCAATCTGCCCGGCCCGTCGGTCGCCGCCACCGCCAGCGCCGCGGCCGACGACTCGGAGATCGCGATCACCGTGCTGGCCAAGGGCCTCGAGGTGCCGTGGGGCATCGCCTTCCTGCCGGACGGGTCGGCCCTGGTCACCGAGCGCGACACGGCCCGCATCCTGAAGGTCGGGCCGGAGTCGGACGCCGACGGCCTCAAGGTCTCCGAGGCGACCCGCCTCGCCGAGGTGCGCGCCTCCGGTGACGGCGGCCTGCTCGGCATCGCCGTCTCCCCGAAGTATGCGTCCGACAAGACGATCTTCGTCTACTACTCGACCACCACCGACAACCGGATCGGCAAGCTGGTCCTGGGCGGCCCGCTGACCCCGATCCTGACCGGCATCCCCCGCTCGGCGGAGGAGAACGGCGGCGCCCTGGCCTTCGGGCCGGACGGGTTCCTCTACGCCGGCACCGGCGACGGCACGCCCACCGGCACGTTCGCGCAGAATCCGAAGAGCCTGGGCGGCAAGATCCTGCGGATGACCACGGCCGGCAAGCCGGCCCCGGGCAACCCGGTGAAGACGTCGCTGGTCTGGTCCTCCGGCCACCGCAACGTGCAGGGCCTGACCTGGGACAAGACCAAGCGGATGTTCGCCACGGAGAACACCCAGCCCAAGTTCTCCGAGCTGAACATCGTGGTGAAGGGCAAGGACTACGGGTGGCCCAAGGCCGACGGCAAGGCGGGGAACGCGAAGTTCGCCGATCCCCTGGTGGCCTGGCCGACCGCCGACTCGTCGTGCGGCGGGGTGGCCGCGTTCGAGAGCACGGTGGCCACCGCCTGCCTGCTCGGCAAGCGGCTCTACCTGCTGAACGTGACCGGCAACGGCACCGTCCTGGGCACCCCGCAGGAGCTGCTGACCGGGAAGTACGGCCGGCTCCGCGCCCTGGTCGCCGCCCCGGACGGGTCCCTCTGGGTGAGCACCTCCAACCAGGAGGACGCCGGCGAGCCGGATCCGGAGGACGATCGTCTGATCCGGCTCGTCTTCTCGGACGGCGGCGCCGGCCGGAGTTGA
- a CDS encoding PH domain-containing protein: MSRRPALRVRKSGTALVASGIAFAGAMPLAGVSTAYLPVLLIPLTALIWSWRAGTDVFPDELRVRALFGGNRVPWSRITELAPDQRGRVSALLDNGNVIRLTGVTRDNLPLVLAAAGKSPAASEDDGDTADAEGEPATVEP; the protein is encoded by the coding sequence GTGAGCAGACGTCCCGCCCTTCGCGTACGCAAGTCCGGCACCGCCCTGGTGGCCTCCGGGATCGCGTTCGCCGGCGCGATGCCGCTGGCCGGCGTCTCCACGGCGTACCTTCCGGTGCTGTTGATCCCGCTCACCGCGCTGATCTGGTCCTGGCGGGCCGGCACCGACGTCTTCCCGGACGAGCTGCGGGTCCGTGCCCTGTTCGGCGGCAACCGCGTCCCGTGGAGCCGGATCACCGAGCTCGCGCCGGACCAGCGCGGCCGGGTCTCCGCGCTGCTGGACAACGGCAACGTGATCCGGCTGACCGGGGTGACCCGGGACAACCTGCCGCTGGTGCTGGCCGCGGCCGGCAAGAGCCCGGCCGCGTCCGAGGACGACGGCGACACCGCCGACGCGGAGGGCGAACCAGCCACCGTGGAGCCGTGA
- a CDS encoding BTAD domain-containing putative transcriptional regulator, which produces MGLRVSVLGQLTVVDGAGGVLPAGELPRRARQVLAVLAARHDRIQSKDALADAVWGEDLPGNHAGALEHYVSVIRRRLQPQGSPANWFIVTRSGGYLFDTSRAGLDLAGLRQLVRKLDTLGPGDPEQLRVHEEILGLARHLPFPEDPYADWAEPVRAEVSVAAVNALLRLAAAALAEDAPRSLRLAHEAIELNPFLESGYHAAMAAAVAMGRPDDALRIFERCRQVLDSELGVAPSAELAMIKQSVLASRAPAADPAPAPAPVASPAAAKPGERFLGRLTEIRLMVEPGTPPVVHFVGPSGAGKSAFLAELGRHTPGRIGIGDAGPAVGVLRLSWLRSVLTDLDAAPAAIEAVDRALPDHPLGQPDLELIAATFDRPEQVFLAVDDARDLDAASVAELAWLSGHCPGLRIVLTYDYPSQLSGRPLAGLGTPVVMRLGPLTAQELEPLGDPGVRELTGGIPALVAVARRPRPVASAVAMQVARQRTEWMPPLAWELLRVCAVLGDLGAAELATLTGQPVTDVLTCVDALVHAHLLRECPDGKVGHAGTLVRAAVAEQVSAATVLYLRKQLAAAS; this is translated from the coding sequence GTGGGACTCCGAGTCAGCGTGCTGGGACAGCTCACCGTCGTGGACGGCGCCGGTGGCGTGCTGCCGGCCGGTGAGCTGCCCCGCCGGGCCCGCCAGGTGCTGGCCGTGCTGGCCGCCCGGCACGACCGGATCCAGTCCAAGGACGCGCTCGCCGACGCGGTGTGGGGCGAGGACCTGCCGGGCAACCACGCCGGCGCGCTGGAGCACTACGTCTCGGTGATCCGGCGCCGGCTGCAGCCGCAGGGCTCGCCGGCGAACTGGTTCATCGTCACCCGCTCCGGCGGCTACCTCTTCGACACCTCGCGGGCCGGGCTCGACCTCGCCGGCCTGCGACAACTCGTCCGGAAGCTGGACACGCTCGGGCCCGGCGACCCGGAACAGCTGCGGGTGCACGAGGAGATCCTGGGGCTGGCGCGGCACCTGCCGTTTCCGGAGGACCCGTACGCCGACTGGGCCGAGCCGGTCCGCGCCGAGGTCTCGGTCGCCGCCGTGAACGCCCTGCTCCGGCTCGCCGCGGCGGCCCTGGCCGAGGACGCCCCGCGGTCGTTGCGGCTGGCCCACGAGGCGATCGAGCTCAACCCGTTCCTGGAGTCCGGCTACCACGCCGCGATGGCCGCCGCGGTGGCGATGGGCCGGCCGGACGACGCGCTGCGCATCTTCGAGCGCTGCCGCCAGGTGCTGGACAGCGAACTGGGCGTCGCGCCGTCCGCCGAGCTCGCGATGATCAAGCAATCGGTGCTGGCCAGCCGTGCTCCGGCGGCCGATCCGGCGCCCGCGCCGGCGCCGGTCGCCTCGCCCGCGGCCGCCAAGCCCGGTGAGCGGTTCCTGGGCCGGCTCACCGAGATCCGGCTGATGGTCGAGCCGGGCACGCCGCCGGTGGTGCACTTCGTCGGGCCGAGCGGCGCCGGCAAGTCCGCGTTCCTGGCCGAGCTGGGCCGGCACACCCCGGGCCGGATCGGCATCGGCGACGCCGGCCCGGCCGTCGGCGTGCTCCGCCTGTCCTGGCTGCGCAGCGTCCTCACCGACCTGGACGCCGCCCCGGCGGCGATCGAGGCGGTGGACCGGGCGCTGCCCGACCACCCGCTCGGCCAGCCCGACCTGGAGCTGATCGCCGCCACGTTCGACCGGCCGGAGCAGGTCTTCCTGGCCGTCGACGACGCCCGGGACCTGGACGCGGCGAGCGTCGCCGAGCTGGCCTGGCTCAGCGGGCACTGCCCGGGCCTGCGGATCGTGCTGACCTACGACTACCCGTCGCAGCTCTCCGGCCGGCCGCTGGCCGGGCTGGGCACGCCGGTGGTGATGCGGCTCGGCCCGCTCACCGCGCAGGAGTTGGAGCCGCTCGGCGACCCCGGCGTACGGGAGCTGACCGGCGGCATCCCGGCCCTGGTCGCGGTGGCCCGGCGGCCCCGCCCGGTGGCGAGCGCGGTGGCCATGCAGGTCGCCCGGCAGCGCACCGAGTGGATGCCGCCGCTGGCCTGGGAGCTGCTGCGGGTCTGCGCGGTGCTCGGCGACCTGGGCGCGGCCGAGCTGGCCACGCTCACCGGGCAGCCCGTCACCGACGTGCTGACCTGCGTGGACGCGCTGGTGCACGCACACCTGCTGCGGGAGTGCCCGGACGGGAAGGTGGGCCACGCGGGCACCCTGGTGCGTGCCGCGGTGGCCGAGCAGGTCTCCGCCGCGACCGTGCTCTACCTGCGCAAACAGTTGGCGGCGGCCTCCTAG
- a CDS encoding metallophosphoesterase, with the protein MSEFAAPAAPPWRRRLHSAVDLTVRVWRHRWFRNSRTVAAVGLVSITSAVIGVMLFAHTEIAVGPFKAEMSLRPSLVGGTEVDIPPLGSLHLDSHRGTLHLKVALGSLDQSRTEELIDNPTAISSAGDRAVDEVTTGVTQLALRAVGLAVLSAIIAAGLIFRNVRRTAAAGLTALIAAAGSIGLAAATIRPNAISEPRYEGLLVNAPAVVGDARRIADNYGRYADQLQQIVSNVSRIYTTVSSLPVYEPAGNTTRILHVSDLHLNPSSWGLIRTVVQTFDIDAVVDTGDMVDWGSSAETSYVSSIPSIGVPYIYVRGNHDSVAIQAAVAKQRNAIVLDNGLTVVDGLTIGGIGDPQFTPDKSETNTAGDNSGAELLTASGERLAKTIQDSGKKVDIALVHDPAMAQPLSGLVPLVLAGHKHKRSVAMLPARAAPTPDPSASAIPSPTPSASAAILGPVSTRLMIEGSTGGAGLRGLEGEEPTPLSLSVLYFDEHHDLKAYDDIQLGGTGESNVEMQRNVVGLDDEGPPPSPTPSVPAGVPAESASTIPAPGRSSR; encoded by the coding sequence ATGAGTGAGTTCGCGGCCCCGGCCGCACCCCCCTGGCGCCGTCGCCTCCACTCGGCGGTCGATCTGACCGTCCGGGTGTGGCGGCACCGCTGGTTCCGTAACTCCCGGACAGTCGCCGCCGTCGGCCTGGTCAGCATCACCTCGGCGGTGATCGGCGTGATGCTGTTCGCGCACACCGAGATCGCCGTGGGCCCGTTCAAGGCGGAGATGTCGCTGCGCCCCAGCCTGGTCGGCGGCACCGAGGTGGACATCCCGCCGCTCGGCTCGCTGCACCTGGACAGTCACCGCGGCACGCTGCACCTCAAGGTGGCGCTCGGCTCGCTCGACCAGAGCCGGACCGAGGAGCTGATCGACAACCCGACGGCGATCAGCTCGGCCGGTGACCGGGCCGTCGACGAGGTCACCACCGGGGTGACCCAGCTGGCGCTGCGCGCGGTCGGGCTGGCCGTGCTGAGCGCGATCATCGCGGCCGGGCTGATCTTCCGGAACGTCCGGCGCACCGCGGCGGCCGGGCTCACCGCGCTGATCGCCGCGGCCGGCAGCATCGGGCTGGCCGCCGCCACCATCCGGCCGAACGCGATCAGTGAGCCCCGCTACGAGGGGCTGCTGGTCAACGCCCCGGCCGTGGTCGGTGACGCGCGACGGATCGCGGACAACTACGGGCGGTACGCCGATCAGCTCCAGCAGATCGTCAGCAACGTCAGCCGGATCTACACGACCGTGTCGTCGCTGCCGGTCTACGAGCCGGCCGGCAACACCACCCGCATCCTGCACGTCTCCGACCTGCATCTGAACCCGTCGTCCTGGGGCCTGATCCGGACCGTGGTGCAGACCTTCGACATCGACGCGGTGGTCGACACCGGGGACATGGTCGACTGGGGCAGCAGCGCCGAGACGTCGTACGTCTCCTCGATCCCGTCGATCGGCGTGCCCTACATCTACGTCCGCGGCAACCACGACTCGGTCGCGATCCAGGCCGCGGTCGCCAAGCAGCGCAACGCGATCGTCCTGGACAACGGGCTGACCGTGGTCGACGGCCTGACCATCGGCGGGATCGGCGACCCGCAGTTCACCCCGGACAAGAGCGAGACCAACACGGCCGGCGACAACTCCGGCGCCGAGCTGCTCACCGCGTCCGGCGAGCGGCTCGCCAAGACGATCCAGGACTCCGGCAAGAAGGTGGACATCGCCCTGGTCCACGACCCGGCGATGGCCCAGCCGCTGTCCGGGCTGGTGCCGCTGGTCCTGGCCGGTCACAAGCACAAGCGGTCGGTGGCGATGCTGCCGGCGCGCGCGGCGCCGACGCCCGACCCGTCCGCCTCGGCGATCCCGTCGCCCACGCCGTCCGCCTCGGCCGCGATCCTGGGCCCGGTGTCGACCCGCCTGATGATCGAGGGCTCGACCGGTGGCGCCGGGCTGCGCGGGCTGGAGGGCGAGGAGCCGACGCCGCTGTCGCTGTCGGTTCTCTACTTCGACGAGCATCACGACCTGAAGGCGTACGACGACATCCAGCTGGGCGGGACCGGCGAGTCCAACGTCGAGATGCAGCGCAACGTCGTCGGGCTCGACGACGAGGGCCCGCCACCCAGCCCGACCCCGTCCGTCCCGGCCGGCGTCCCGGCCGAGTCGGCGTCCACGATCCCCGCGCCGGGCCGGTCGAGCCGCTGA